The following coding sequences are from one Leptospira hartskeerlii window:
- a CDS encoding SCO family protein gives MEIRSYSKILLSSLILISLIIGCSKDPKGEYSEEITDFSLPQKDKLPLYYGKDLQPVWENKNSHKPREISKFTMKDQENQNVSEDSCKGKITVVSFFFTKCAGICPTITNNLSLVQKEFEADPNIQILSFSATPDLDSPQVLKEYGSKRKIRYEKWKLLTGNQKEIYTLARDSFNADTAIPKENAKKKLTENDFLHSDHVYLLDSQLRLRGIYNGKMRSSIQELNSDIEVLKREL, from the coding sequence ATGGAAATACGATCTTATTCTAAAATCTTACTCTCTAGTCTGATTTTGATCTCTCTTATAATCGGTTGTTCCAAAGATCCAAAAGGAGAATATTCAGAAGAGATCACAGACTTCTCTCTGCCTCAAAAAGATAAACTTCCTTTGTATTACGGAAAGGATCTTCAACCTGTTTGGGAGAATAAAAACTCTCATAAGCCAAGGGAGATTTCCAAATTTACAATGAAGGACCAGGAGAACCAAAATGTCTCTGAAGACTCCTGTAAGGGAAAAATTACTGTGGTTTCCTTCTTCTTTACTAAATGTGCAGGGATTTGTCCAACGATCACAAACAATTTGAGTTTGGTGCAGAAGGAATTCGAGGCAGATCCCAATATCCAAATTTTGTCCTTCTCCGCTACACCTGATCTGGATTCTCCTCAGGTCTTAAAAGAATACGGATCCAAACGAAAGATCCGCTATGAAAAGTGGAAACTTCTGACTGGAAACCAAAAGGAAATTTATACTTTGGCAAGAGATTCCTTTAATGCAGACACAGCGATCCCGAAAGAGAATGCAAAGAAGAAACTCACTGAAAATGATTTTCTTCATTCTGATCACGTATACCTTTTAGATTCACAACTTAGATTGCGTGGAATTTATAATGGTAAGATGAGATCTTCCATCCAAGAATTGAATTCGGATATAGAAGTTTTGAAACGAGAACTTTGA
- a CDS encoding endonuclease/exonuclease/phosphatase family protein — protein MHRALIRFLGIPFAFLITISTIAKGPIKKLKVTSFNSYFLYDEIGDSHKFPKDRKHRTEEDFTKIKKIILSNHPDIIGFQEIENEIALHHIIINEYDCKATVTPGYSQELGLCWKKELGTPVISELEQLSIRPGLRKGLLAEFNFDGKKISVVVVHLKAGHSPKDKKERKEQILALKDILPSLGQFVLLGDFNEVLERRVDLLKILQRNLKLKVANYKQKSDCWQHHDGFIDYLITNMEWQQGSFVQTKFESDDGNFDGNPSAEKGLSDHCPVSAELLLER, from the coding sequence ATGCACCGCGCACTGATCCGATTTCTGGGAATTCCCTTCGCTTTCCTAATAACAATCTCCACTATCGCGAAAGGACCTATAAAAAAACTCAAAGTAACAAGCTTCAATTCATACTTTTTATATGATGAGATAGGAGATTCACATAAATTTCCGAAAGATAGAAAGCATAGAACGGAAGAAGACTTTACTAAGATCAAAAAGATAATTCTATCCAATCATCCGGACATAATCGGCTTCCAAGAGATAGAGAACGAAATAGCACTTCATCATATTATAATAAATGAATATGATTGCAAAGCGACGGTAACACCGGGATATTCGCAAGAATTAGGACTTTGTTGGAAGAAGGAACTGGGCACGCCTGTTATCAGTGAATTGGAACAGCTTTCTATTCGCCCTGGCCTGAGAAAGGGACTACTCGCAGAGTTCAATTTCGACGGTAAAAAGATTTCAGTCGTTGTAGTTCATTTAAAAGCAGGCCATTCTCCTAAAGATAAGAAGGAAAGAAAAGAGCAGATACTTGCACTAAAGGACATACTACCCTCTTTAGGCCAGTTTGTCCTATTAGGAGATTTTAATGAAGTATTGGAAAGAAGAGTAGATCTACTGAAAATTCTGCAAAGAAATCTAAAACTTAAAGTAGCGAACTACAAACAAAAATCGGATTGCTGGCAACACCATGACGGTTTTATCGATTATCTGATCACGAATATGGAATGGCAACAGGGAAGTTTTGTCCAAACCAAGTTTGAATCTGACGACGGCAATTTTGACGGGAATCCAAGTGCAGAAAAAGGTCTTTCGGATCATTGTCCGGTTAGTGCGGAGCTGTTGCTGGAAAGATGA
- a CDS encoding cytochrome c3 family protein, which produces MNKKALKLSVPLIAIAAVAYLIFSPSKYVGYSPDQPIPFNHKIHAGDNKIDCRYCHTGVETSAHATVPNTSTCMNCHSLVAPNSPDVAFLKDSYNKKKPIEWVKIHDLPDHVQFNHSRHISRGVDCSQCHGNVAEMVKVKQVASLNMGYCINCHRENNAPTDCSTCHR; this is translated from the coding sequence ATGAATAAGAAAGCTTTGAAACTTTCGGTTCCGCTTATTGCTATTGCAGCAGTGGCTTACCTGATTTTTTCTCCCTCCAAATATGTAGGCTATTCTCCGGATCAGCCTATACCTTTTAACCACAAGATTCACGCAGGTGATAATAAGATAGATTGTCGTTATTGTCACACTGGTGTAGAAACAAGCGCGCACGCAACGGTTCCGAATACTTCTACTTGTATGAACTGTCACTCGCTTGTTGCGCCGAATAGTCCAGATGTAGCATTCTTAAAAGATAGTTACAATAAAAAGAAGCCGATCGAGTGGGTGAAGATCCATGATCTTCCGGATCATGTTCAGTTCAATCACTCTCGCCATATCTCAAGAGGCGTGGATTGTTCTCAATGCCACGGCAATGTAGCCGAAATGGTCAAGGTCAAGCAGGTAGCATCCCTGAATATGGGATACTGCATCAACTGCCACCGGGAGAATAACGCTCCTACCGACTGTTCCACCTGCCACAGATAA
- a CDS encoding toxin-antitoxin system YwqK family antitoxin, whose product MKFYLLSICFLLIACDPARVASNDPSITRNGRVVFYRGEKFYGLLESKTEELGIVRMTSYKNGLPDGIEKDVHSNGQVLAEREFSEGKKIGTHLGWFPDGKKRFHNEYLQGQFHGPQWEWRNSGSLYSYAKFDHGKVIGKKMWRENGQIYMNFVIYNGRAYGMTGGKLCSQIRGNEDGNTILF is encoded by the coding sequence TTGAAGTTCTATTTACTTTCGATTTGTTTTCTCCTAATCGCTTGCGATCCTGCTCGGGTCGCAAGCAACGATCCTTCTATCACTCGAAATGGAAGAGTCGTTTTTTACAGAGGAGAAAAATTCTACGGACTTTTGGAATCAAAGACAGAAGAATTGGGGATCGTTCGTATGACTTCTTATAAGAACGGTTTGCCTGACGGAATAGAAAAAGATGTTCATTCCAATGGCCAAGTTTTAGCGGAGAGAGAATTTTCCGAAGGGAAGAAGATCGGAACTCACTTAGGTTGGTTCCCTGACGGTAAAAAACGTTTTCATAATGAATACTTACAAGGGCAGTTTCACGGTCCCCAATGGGAATGGCGAAATTCAGGATCCTTGTATTCTTATGCAAAATTCGATCATGGAAAAGTGATCGGAAAGAAGATGTGGAGAGAGAACGGACAGATATATATGAATTTCGTGATCTATAATGGACGCGCTTATGGAATGACAGGCGGGAAATTATGCAGCCAGATCCGAGGGAACGAAGATGGAAATACGATCTTATTCTAA
- a CDS encoding type II toxin-antitoxin system VapC family toxin, protein MNYLLDTHAILWVLFQPENLSYKVESEILNQRNRIFISSISLWEISLKFSLRKIDLQGITPEQLPRKIREAGFEFIGDSPEIFANYFKLPTGKHTDPFDRFLIWQAVSFNFVFITKDRYLKEYNPLGLRQFW, encoded by the coding sequence GTGAATTATCTATTAGATACGCACGCGATCTTATGGGTTTTATTTCAGCCGGAGAATTTATCTTATAAAGTAGAATCGGAAATATTAAATCAAAGAAATCGGATCTTTATTAGCAGCATTTCTTTGTGGGAAATTTCTCTGAAATTCTCTTTAAGAAAGATAGATTTGCAAGGGATAACTCCTGAGCAACTACCTAGGAAAATTCGAGAAGCTGGATTCGAGTTTATAGGAGATTCTCCTGAGATATTTGCGAATTATTTTAAGCTGCCGACAGGGAAACATACGGATCCATTCGATCGTTTTCTGATTTGGCAAGCAGTAAGTTTCAATTTTGTGTTCATTACAAAAGATAGATATTTAAAAGAATATAACCCACTTGGTTTAAGACAGTTTTGGTGA